From the genome of Lentimicrobium sp. L6, one region includes:
- the mfd gene encoding transcription-repair coupling factor gives MKINDLLSRYQSEKTQQFLQLFDNQEQIGLKGLSGSALSLYVASVFQQRKGFHLLVMPDKETAAYLYNDLENLLEDVGVDYPRKKVMFYPSAYKRPYETDHPDSANLLSRTEVIARNNSGTKDLILLSFPEALSEKIVSKKYVTDNTLMIRQDDELEQDALLERLVNMGFSRVDFVVEPGQFALRGGLMDIFSYAYDHPYRIEFFGDEVESIRTFEPASQLSVKKLKTAKILPNLQRQEIVEKRNSFFKLMPKDCNVWIQNQDFIKEKLKKGYENAIKHYEELSGEIKHLHPEEMFISGESFADDILNYKIIYTHAKSNQKIDIQFNTQPQPNFNKQFDLLLGNIQENENNGLKTIIVSESEKQLTRLEQIFEDLRPDTEDKIYQGILVGLHQGFIDEDNGLVIYTDHQIFDRYQRFRLREGFGGKEAVSLKELYDLQKGDYVTHIDHGVGRFDGLQKIVNDGKTQEVIRIIYKNEDLLYVNIHSLHRISKYSGKDGTAPVLHKIGSPAWKVVKAKTKKKVKDIAEELIKLYAERKAKPGFGFTPDTYLQTELEASFIYEDTPDQVKTTLAVKEDMEAENPMDRLVCGDVGFGKTEIAIRAAFKAVADSKQVAVLVPTTILAYQHYKTFLARLKDFPCRVEYISRYRPRKQVTQVLKDTKEGKVDILIGTHKLVGKDIVFKDLGLLVVDEEQKFGVSIKEKLKQFKVNVDTLTLTATPIPRTLQFSLMGARDMSVINTPPPNRQPVLTEVRSFSEEIIRDAIHYEVSRRGQVFFVHNRVQNIQEVAGMIQKFVPDVKIAIVHGQMEGAKIEKTMLDFIEGDYDVLLATKIIESGLDIPNVNTIIINEANHYGLSELHQMRGRVGRSNKKAFCYLLAPPDMALTDDARKRLRAIEEFSTLGSGFNIAMRDLDIRGAGNILGGEQSGFISDIGFEMYQKILDEALKELKDSKFQELSKNETPSDYVSECQLDTDLNALIPDDYVENVAERLSLYKELSQVDTEEKLIKFGGSLEDRFGSLPEAVESLLQSMRLKWLGKDLGFEQVRLKGGYLYAYFISNQDSQFFSGPYFGMMIQHIQSNTSCKMREKNGKLSLMFKNVKTIKAALMILEDLKQQLAVEA, from the coding sequence TTGAAGATAAACGATTTACTTTCCCGTTATCAGTCTGAAAAGACTCAGCAATTTCTGCAATTATTTGATAATCAAGAACAGATTGGCTTAAAAGGCTTGTCGGGATCTGCATTGTCATTATATGTGGCTTCTGTATTTCAGCAGCGAAAAGGATTTCACCTTTTGGTGATGCCCGATAAAGAAACAGCAGCTTATTTATATAATGATTTAGAAAATCTATTAGAGGATGTAGGTGTAGATTATCCTCGTAAGAAAGTGATGTTTTATCCTTCGGCCTATAAGCGACCTTATGAAACCGATCATCCTGATAGCGCGAACCTGCTATCCAGAACAGAGGTGATAGCCAGAAACAATTCGGGTACTAAGGATTTGATTTTATTGAGTTTTCCTGAAGCTTTATCTGAGAAAATTGTTTCTAAGAAATATGTTACTGATAATACTTTAATGATTCGTCAGGATGATGAATTGGAGCAAGATGCTTTGTTGGAGAGGCTGGTGAATATGGGATTCTCTAGAGTCGATTTTGTGGTAGAGCCGGGTCAGTTTGCACTTAGAGGAGGTTTAATGGATATATTCTCCTATGCCTATGACCATCCCTATAGAATTGAGTTTTTTGGGGATGAAGTGGAGTCTATTCGTACTTTTGAGCCAGCCAGTCAGTTGAGTGTGAAAAAGCTGAAAACAGCAAAGATTCTTCCAAATCTTCAACGCCAGGAAATTGTAGAGAAAAGAAATTCTTTCTTCAAACTCATGCCAAAGGATTGTAATGTTTGGATTCAGAATCAGGATTTCATAAAAGAGAAACTGAAGAAAGGTTATGAAAATGCCATAAAACACTACGAAGAATTGAGTGGCGAAATCAAACATCTACATCCAGAAGAAATGTTTATCAGTGGAGAAAGTTTCGCTGATGACATCCTCAATTATAAAATCATTTATACCCATGCCAAATCCAATCAGAAGATAGATATTCAATTTAATACCCAGCCTCAGCCTAATTTCAATAAGCAGTTTGATTTGCTCTTGGGTAATATTCAAGAAAATGAGAATAATGGTTTAAAGACTATCATTGTAAGTGAATCTGAGAAACAGCTGACTCGATTGGAACAGATTTTTGAGGATTTAAGACCAGATACTGAAGATAAAATCTACCAAGGGATTTTAGTTGGATTGCATCAAGGATTTATAGATGAAGATAATGGATTAGTAATTTATACTGATCATCAGATATTTGATCGCTACCAACGATTTCGTTTGCGTGAAGGCTTTGGAGGAAAAGAAGCCGTTAGCTTAAAGGAATTATATGATTTGCAAAAAGGCGATTATGTTACTCATATCGATCATGGAGTTGGGCGTTTCGATGGTTTGCAAAAGATTGTGAATGATGGAAAAACCCAAGAAGTCATCAGAATTATATACAAAAATGAAGACTTACTCTATGTAAATATCCATTCTTTACATCGGATATCAAAGTATAGTGGCAAAGACGGAACAGCTCCTGTGCTTCATAAAATAGGTTCACCAGCTTGGAAAGTAGTTAAGGCTAAAACCAAGAAAAAGGTAAAGGATATAGCTGAGGAGCTGATCAAACTCTATGCAGAGCGAAAAGCAAAACCTGGATTCGGATTTACCCCAGATACTTATTTACAAACAGAATTGGAAGCCTCATTTATTTATGAAGACACTCCAGATCAGGTGAAAACAACCCTTGCGGTAAAAGAAGACATGGAAGCCGAAAACCCAATGGATAGATTGGTCTGCGGAGATGTGGGTTTTGGGAAAACAGAAATAGCTATTAGAGCTGCTTTTAAAGCAGTAGCAGATAGTAAACAGGTGGCTGTTTTGGTACCCACAACTATTTTGGCCTACCAGCACTATAAAACTTTTTTGGCGCGATTAAAAGATTTCCCTTGCAGAGTAGAGTATATAAGCCGGTACCGTCCTCGCAAACAAGTCACACAAGTTCTGAAAGATACCAAAGAAGGTAAAGTTGATATATTGATTGGAACTCATAAGTTGGTTGGAAAAGATATTGTATTTAAAGACTTAGGGCTTCTAGTTGTTGATGAAGAGCAAAAGTTTGGGGTTTCCATTAAAGAAAAGCTCAAACAATTTAAAGTGAATGTGGATACCCTCACACTTACTGCAACTCCAATTCCTCGTACACTACAGTTTTCACTAATGGGAGCCAGGGACATGAGTGTGATTAATACGCCTCCTCCAAATCGCCAACCTGTATTAACCGAAGTCCGATCTTTTTCTGAGGAGATCATAAGAGATGCAATACACTATGAAGTAAGTAGGAGGGGACAAGTCTTCTTCGTCCACAATAGAGTTCAGAATATTCAGGAAGTAGCAGGTATGATTCAGAAGTTTGTTCCTGATGTGAAGATTGCTATAGTTCATGGGCAGATGGAGGGAGCAAAGATTGAGAAAACCATGCTCGATTTCATTGAAGGAGATTATGATGTTTTATTAGCGACCAAAATCATTGAATCTGGATTGGACATTCCAAATGTGAATACCATCATTATTAATGAAGCCAATCATTATGGATTAAGCGAATTACACCAAATGCGTGGACGTGTAGGCAGGAGTAATAAGAAAGCTTTCTGCTATCTTTTAGCACCACCAGACATGGCTCTAACTGATGATGCTAGAAAGCGTTTGAGAGCCATTGAAGAATTTTCAACTCTAGGTTCTGGATTTAATATTGCCATGCGAGATTTAGATATTCGTGGAGCTGGGAATATTCTTGGTGGAGAACAGTCAGGGTTTATTTCTGATATAGGCTTTGAAATGTACCAGAAGATTCTCGATGAAGCCTTAAAGGAACTTAAGGATTCTAAATTTCAAGAATTGAGTAAAAATGAAACCCCATCGGATTATGTTTCTGAATGCCAACTCGATACTGACTTAAATGCTTTGATACCTGATGATTATGTGGAGAATGTGGCGGAAAGATTATCTCTTTATAAAGAATTATCGCAAGTTGATACAGAAGAAAAGCTAATTAAGTTTGGTGGATCCTTAGAGGATCGCTTCGGATCATTGCCTGAAGCAGTAGAAAGTTTACTCCAGTCTATGAGATTGAAATGGTTGGGTAAGGATTTAGGTTTTGAGCAAGTCAGGTTAAAAGGAGGATATCTCTATGCCTATTTTATCAGCAATCAGGATAGTCAGTTTTTCTCAGGTCCTTATTTTGGAATGATGATTCAGCATATTCAAAGCAATACGAGTTGCAAAATGAGAGAGAAAAATGGTAAGCTGAGTTTGATGTTCAAAAATGTGAAAACCATTAAAGCTGCCTTAATGATTCTTGAGGATTTAAAACAGCAATTAGCTGTGGAAGCCTAA
- the dinB gene encoding DNA polymerase IV — protein MLIAQDNRTIVHFDLDTFFVSVERLANSALNGLPIIIGGGSDRGVVSTCSYEARAFGVHSAMPMKMAMRLCKDAVIIRGDMDEYTKYSRLVTDVIADKAPLYEKASIDEHYLDISGMDRFFGSYQWTKELRQSIIKETGLPISFGLSINKTVAKIATSESKPNGELRVPANMVQPFMFPLSIRKIPMIGKKTYHLLRSMGVSNIETLSRIPPEMMEQVLGKFGAVIWKKANGIDFTPVEPYSERKSISSERTFQKDTIDVVRLRLLLISMVEKLAFQLRKKQKMTGCITVKIRYSNFDTHTQQKHIPYTAFDHVLMKTATELFEKLYNRRMLIRLIGVRFSDLVYGVQQLNLFEDTPEMINLYQAMDKVRLRFGSHVIKRASSLVTRDENLKPKEVP, from the coding sequence ATGCTGATAGCTCAAGATAATAGAACCATAGTCCATTTTGATTTGGATACTTTTTTTGTTTCGGTAGAACGACTCGCAAACAGTGCTTTAAATGGTTTGCCGATCATTATTGGAGGAGGGTCAGATAGAGGAGTGGTGAGTACTTGTAGCTATGAGGCACGAGCATTTGGAGTGCATTCGGCTATGCCTATGAAAATGGCCATGCGACTTTGTAAAGATGCCGTGATTATAAGAGGCGATATGGATGAGTATACCAAGTATTCGCGTTTGGTTACCGATGTGATTGCCGATAAAGCACCTCTTTATGAAAAAGCCAGTATTGATGAACATTATTTAGATATCAGTGGAATGGATCGTTTTTTTGGTTCTTATCAGTGGACAAAAGAGTTGCGACAAAGTATTATCAAAGAAACGGGACTTCCTATTTCTTTTGGTTTGTCTATCAATAAAACGGTGGCCAAAATTGCCACCAGCGAATCCAAGCCCAATGGCGAATTACGAGTGCCGGCAAATATGGTACAGCCTTTTATGTTTCCGCTTTCCATTCGTAAGATTCCCATGATTGGCAAGAAGACCTACCATTTATTGCGTTCCATGGGGGTTTCTAATATAGAGACTTTGAGTCGCATTCCACCCGAGATGATGGAACAGGTATTGGGGAAGTTTGGAGCAGTGATTTGGAAAAAGGCCAACGGCATAGATTTTACTCCTGTGGAACCTTATAGTGAGCGTAAAAGCATCAGTAGCGAACGAACTTTCCAAAAAGACACCATTGATGTGGTTCGCCTTCGCCTTTTATTGATTTCCATGGTAGAAAAATTGGCTTTTCAATTGAGAAAAAAACAAAAGATGACGGGTTGTATTACAGTAAAGATTCGTTATTCCAACTTCGATACGCATACTCAGCAGAAACATATTCCATATACCGCTTTCGATCATGTATTAATGAAAACGGCCACAGAATTATTCGAAAAGCTTTACAACCGACGTATGCTCATTCGTTTGATTGGAGTACGATTTAGTGATTTGGTATATGGAGTACAACAACTCAATTTATTCGAAGATACGCCCGAAATGATTAATCTCTACCAAGCTATGGATAAGGTACGCCTCCGTTTTGGAAGCCATGTGATTAAACGAGCCAGCTCCTTAGTTACGCGGGATGAAAACCTAAAACCAAAGGAAGTTCCTTAA
- a CDS encoding LexA family transcriptional regulator, with amino-acid sequence MTIFSSNIKLLRKRRRFTQEDIAQTLNMKRSTLSGYENEVAQPNMSALVSFSEYYNVSVDTLIKIDLGSLPENQLNQLERGYDVYIKGSKLRVLVTSVSEDNEENIELVPEKAKAGYTSGFADPEYIKILPTFRLPFLSKEKKYRSFQISGDSMLPIPDGSYVTAEFVQNWTHMKSKQAYIILTIDDGVVFKVVENKIENEGMLKLHSLNPLYEPYEIHIQEVKEVWKFVNYISGELPDTNEMKTEALAQSLKSLQKEVHQIQTKLQL; translated from the coding sequence ATGACAATATTTAGCAGCAATATTAAATTATTAAGAAAAAGAAGACGCTTTACCCAAGAGGATATTGCGCAAACATTAAACATGAAACGCTCTACCTTGAGTGGTTATGAGAACGAAGTAGCGCAGCCTAATATGTCTGCTTTGGTCAGTTTCTCTGAATATTATAATGTATCGGTGGATACTTTAATAAAAATCGATTTGGGGAGTCTTCCAGAAAATCAACTCAACCAACTAGAAAGAGGCTATGATGTTTATATTAAAGGTAGCAAATTGAGGGTTTTAGTAACTTCAGTAAGTGAGGACAACGAGGAAAATATAGAGCTGGTTCCAGAAAAAGCCAAAGCAGGTTATACCAGCGGATTTGCCGACCCAGAGTATATTAAGATACTACCCACATTTAGGCTTCCTTTCCTATCTAAGGAAAAGAAATACCGCAGTTTTCAAATCAGTGGTGATTCTATGCTTCCCATCCCCGATGGCTCTTATGTAACAGCGGAGTTTGTTCAAAACTGGACTCATATGAAAAGCAAGCAAGCCTATATCATTCTTACCATTGACGATGGTGTAGTATTTAAAGTTGTGGAAAACAAAATAGAAAATGAAGGAATGCTCAAACTCCACTCCCTCAATCCACTCTACGAACCTTATGAAATACATATTCAAGAGGTAAAAGAAGTCTGGAAATTTGTGAATTATATAAGCGGAGAGCTCCCCGATACCAACGAAATGAAAACCGAAGCTTTAGCTCAAAGTCTTAAATCTTTGCAAAAAGAGGTCCATCAGATACAAACTAAGCTACAGTTATAA